A stretch of the Theileria equi strain WA chromosome 1, complete sequence genome encodes the following:
- a CDS encoding signal peptide-containing protein (encoded by transcript BEWA_029050A), which translates to MHAVLILQVLLITLPFKNTAAEPSGKKRIPVSLDISGHVPARIRALSSTEFPGGIHYTAIHGCSNTHIVGTVSDAGEHIIGSDPDAMSRYVLVVYKEDGSKYVRVTTRYRRNSHIFQTKIMEFKTIPLDPHYAQVHRLSVELNIMDNTHNRYIKVETVDDPNGRPSNIKKFTIKKNVFDQVIIGVVRYGKHQIDDKTFGLVSKKVIWNGNTDYPKISIESLHKNGSQYKIDYVPCEELTKGFCIAKMEKRLLNLIG; encoded by the exons ATGCATGCAGTTCTTATTTTACAAGTTTTACTGATAACATTaccatttaaaaatactgCCGCGGAGCCATCCGGTAAGAAAAGGATTCCAGTAAGTCTTGATATATCTGGACATGTCCCAGCGAGAATAAGGGCCCTAAGCTCCACAGAGTTTCCTGGTGGAATACACTATACAGCTATTCATGGTTGTAGTAACACTCACATTGTGGGCACTGTGAGTGATGCTG GTGAACATATAATAGGCTCGGATCCTGATGCCATGAGCAGATATGTGCTTGTGGTATATAAAGAAGACGGTTCAAAGTATGTCAGAGTTACGACTAGATATAGAAGGAATTCCCACATATTTCAGACAAAGATTATGGAGTTTAAAACAATACCTCTAGACCCTCATTATGCTCAAGTGCACAGGCTATCTGTAGAACTAAATATTATGGATAATACACACAATCGCTACATAAAAGTAGAGACAGTAGACGACCCAAATGGACGTCCCAGCAATATTAAGAAGTTTACaataaagaagaatgtATTCGATCAAGTTATAATTGGTGTGGTGAGGTATGGTAAGCACCAGATCGACGACAAAACCTTTGGACTTGTAAGCAAGAAGGTGATCTGGAATGGAAATACAGACTACCCAAAAATTAGTATAGAATCACTTCACAAAAATGGATCACAGTATAAGATAGACTACGTGCCATGTGAAGAATTAACAAAAGGATTTTGTATCGCCAAGATGGAAAAAAGGTTATTGAATTTGATCGGGTAG
- a CDS encoding aminomethyltransferase, putative (encoded by transcript BEWA_029070A) encodes MCVFSARLLRGAALIGRKSAPLLEEGCYDSVRDAVFRPKRLGGWLNDPLRSVPSEVGRIDSYRKFVLKKFVDPDKKLIRRIVARRRAEKLLSLDEETHRLGQEYLDMMFHASAVAPQPSEYLENKVNRILEARFNYNPASPSSKYLGKLEEQGERALLESSENAHGVDNALVEAADEPENVFERLSTCNKNTTLLNVWKEHMDFEKVIHNQCEIPNSFGYKEKEDEYRMLRKSAVVFDKSYTLIVKITGTSANYFLEQMLTFSVSKMAQLDVCYGSLLDSKGFIIDTCYVCKSRDEYILVTNGRTKKDIYDYLTSYAIHCKNYGLDIAIVPMTNFTSIGLYGPCSPNVLLDLHSRACNSENGTDASEDIRDVDKDVNCKVQLQSSADGEQLPAFMKCFPVKFSNRIDDTGNVSESIITCARISDTGEDGFEFIVPNTIVQRFSELLLSHKEVHPMGLKTYDIARLESGILRSDLDLTPECSPMQASLMWNVDIKKIRQKQLFGYKFIGHDLTGGVSKIRVGLICNEMVNKSSTILKSSNRMPIGFITSSAWSPALQMYIAHAYVNSEYAKHDTPVVLSIPKSPEDGVSKRVYEKYYRNHIFKKFAKATIVHLPFIIHNYPVPKDKKSYVGGRQVKFSPKKRPEPQTSELVPVTPPTEEKGKATRSRKQLWKDLIAKHRRASTGTLEMALTKWEKINKEVQSSKRTPEATFADSESLVPLWRINIIPTTPMDRRMVIKHYQDLHSEPVPSRHRRFRPPRKATE; translated from the exons ATGTGCGTCTTCTCGGCAAGGCTACTGAGAGGAGCGGCGCTTATAGGCAGGAAATCTGCTCCACTTCTGGAGGAAGGATGCTATGATTCGGTAAGAGATGCAGTTTTTAGGCCAAAGAGGCTGGGAGGCTGGCTAAACGACCCTTTGAGGTCGGTGCCTTCCGAGGTTGGACGCATCGACAGCTACAGAAAGTTCGTGCTGAAAAAGTTTGTAGACCCGGATAAGAAGCTAATTCGACGGATAGTTGCTAGAAGACGCGCCGAAAAGCTCTTGAGCCtagatgaagaaactcACAGGCTGGGACAAGAGTACCTGGACATGATGTTTCATGCCAGTGCAGTTGCTCCACAGCCATCAGAATACCTAGAGAACAAAGTGAATAGGATTCTAGAGGCTAGATTTAACTATAATCCAGCTTCCCCTTCCTCG AAGTATTTGGGAAAACTTGAGGAACAAGGGGAAAGGGCACTTTTAGAAAGTAGTGAAAATGCGCACGGAGTAGATAATGCACTCGTAGAAGCTGCGGATGAACCTGAAAACGTGTTTGAACGCCTGAGTACTTGTAATAAAAACACTACCCTTTTAAACGTATGGAAGGAACACATggattttgaaaaggttatACACAACCAGTGTGAAATACCAAACTCATTCGGgtataaagaaaaggaggaCGAGTACCGTATGCTTCGTAAATCTGCAGTTGTCTTTGACAAGTCATACACTTTGATCGTAAAAATTACTGGTACTAGTGCAAATTATTTTTTGGAACAGATGTTAACATTTTCGGTATCTAAAATGGCACAATTAGATGTATGTTATGGATCGCTGCTCGATTCCAAGGGGTTCATAATTGATACTTGCTACGTTTGCAAGAGTAGAGACGAGTATATTCTAGTGACGAATGGTAGAACtaaaaaggatatttaCGATTATTTAACATCATATGCTATCCATTGCAAGAATTATGGCCTAGATATCGCAATTGTTCCAATGACAAATTTTACTTCCATTGGACTCTATGGACCATGCTCTCCAAATGTTCTCCTGGATCTCCATTCTCGTGCATGTAATTCCGAGAACGGAACAGATGCCAGTGAAGATATTAGAGATGTCGATAAAGATGTGAACTGCAAGGTTCAGCTACAATCATCAGCTGATGGTGAACAGCTACCAGCCTTTATGAAGTGTTTTCCTGTAAAGTTTTCTAATAGAATTGACGATACTGGAAATGTTTCAGAGTCTATAATTACGTGTGCCAGAATTAGCGATACAGGAGAAGATGGATTCGAGTTTATAGTTCCGAATACTATTGTCCAACGTTTTTCAGA ACTACTTCTATCGCATAAAGAAGTCCACCCAATGGGTTTAAAAACATACGATATCGCACGGTTGGAAAGTGGAATACTTCGCTCAGATTTAGATCTGACTCCAGAATGTTCACCCATGCAGGCATCTCTAATGTGGAACGTCGACATCAAAAAGATTCGCCAAAAGCAACTTTTTGGTTATAAATTCATTGGACACGACCTTACCGGTGGTGTATCAAAGAT ACGAGTCGGTCTAATTTGCAATgaaatggtgaataaaTCCTCCACGATCCTGAAATCTTCAAACAGGATGCCAATAG GCTTCATAACTTCATCTGCATGGAGTCCTGCTttacaaatgtacattGCACATGCCTATGTAAACTCCGAATATGCCAAACACGATACGCCTGTTGTGCTCAGCATTCCAAAAAGCCCTGAAGATGGAGTTTCCAAGAGGGTCTACGAGAAATACTACAGAAACCACATCTTCAAGAAATTCGCCAAGGCAACAATAGTCCATCTGCCCTTTATCATTCACAACTATCCAGTACCCAAGGATAAAAAGAGCTATGTGGGCGGAAGGCAGGTTAAATTCTCGCCAAAGAAACGTCCAGAACCCCAAACCAGCGAACTTGTTCCGGTTACTCCGCCGACCGAGGAAAAGGGCAAAGCGACGAGATCACGTAAACAGCTTTGGAAGGACCTAATAGCAAAGCACAGGAGAGCTTCCACGGGTACGCTCGAGATGGCGCTGACGAAATGGGAGAAGATCAACAAGGAAGTCCAGAGTAGCAAGAGGACACCGGAGGCTACTTTTGCGGATTCCGAGTCGTTAGTCCCGCTCTGGCGCATAAACATCATCCCTACTACCCCTATGGACAGAAGAATGGTCATTAAGCACTACCAAGACCTCCATTCTGAACCCGTTCCTTCTCGACATCGCAGATTCAGACCTCCGAGAAAGGCCACGGAATGA
- a CDS encoding hypothetical protein (encoded by transcript BEWA_029040A) has translation MRETILLLSLHIFRFVFCGDSEAPDTPTSDVTLDISLPDPSLTREYKSSSDGAVYYSFFPRGPLFSKIMDGKDELWKAEGDREKCTTAFSSHRPGIAMATIYVWSENISSEMRYYEKEDGNTWKFVRSQKGSSLGTPMGIAKAIPPLEPTKVMEHKGKHPEESATTTIKSYPLDNLDDHKESEEFQDPNDKPENESAESMDNQRQNTGSVDPLVQSFSGIAMQVSEEEKEPETLKNNYADQSLDLSPEPAKQTVTGPNQGPQEGGDNSRARTRNDKVISTITSDLGSDESDYDYKNNNKDEHPYDADDESVSPTTSTTSDENIHKQNIQKESVTAQKKMLFRHRRPSETKSVDSGIESDASYIKSTLRGTTSSNL, from the coding sequence ATGAGAGAAACGATCCTCTTGCTCTCTCTGCACATTTttaggtttgttttttgtgGAGATTCAGAAGCTCCAGATACACCAACTTCAGAtgttactctggatatcTCTCTTCCGGATCCTTCCCTCACCAGAGAATACAAGAGCAGTTCAGATGGAGCAGTTTAttattcattcttcccaAGAGGACCCCTTTTCAGTAAGATTATGGATGGAAAGGATGAGTTATGGAAAGCTGAAGGGGATAGGGAGAAATGTACAACAGCATTCTCAAGTCATAGACCAGGTATAGCAATGGCTACAATCTACGTATGGTCCGAAAACATCAGCTCAGAAATGAGGTATTAcgaaaaggaagatggaaataCGTGGAAATTTGTTAGGAGTCAAAAGGGGAGTAGTCTAGGAACTCCCATGGGTATAGCTAAAGCTATACCACCTTTGGAGCCAACAAAAGTAATGGAACATAAGGGGAAGCACCCTGAGGAATCTGCTACTACGACAATAAAATCctatcctttggataatttaGATGACCATAAAGAATCGGAAGAATTTCAAGATCCAAATGATAAACCTGAGAATGAATCAGCAGAGTCTATGGATAACCAACGACAAAATACAGGTTCTGTTGATCCTTTAGTTCAAAGCTTTTCTGGAATAGCCATGCAAGTTTCtgaagaggaaaaagaACCTGAAACACTTAAAAACAATTATGCAGATCAATCCCTCGATTTATCTCCAGAACCTGCTAAACAAACTGTTACTGGTCCTAATCAAGGGCCTCAAGAGGGAGGTGACAACAGCCGAGCTAGAACTAGAAATGATAAAGTGATTTCTACCATTACATCTGACCTTGGATCAGATGAATCTGACTACgattataaaaataataataaagatgaacatCCATATGATGCCGATGATGAATCTGTTTCACCAACAACTTCTACCACGTCCGACGAAAATATTCATAAACAGAATATCCAGAAAGAAAGTGTTACAGCACAGAAAAAGATGTTGTTTCGACACAGAAGACCCTCTGAGACAAAATCCGTAGACTCTGGTATAGAATCAGATGCTAGTTACATTAAAAGCACTCTCAGAGGTACCACTTCTTCCAATTTATAA
- a CDS encoding hypothetical protein (encoded by transcript BEWA_029060A), giving the protein MGNLLAFRLATEEYKGEGTVAASTQSSSGGTSVCNLKKEKKLKEQALPYGLSSYATFLLACIIIGLTSSVYYNWSGIERILVQQKVLQSLCTEKERREALPGVFVCEAQRQDISSFCTYITYTDVLMSGVAGPLVDNCGAYIVILIGIIWGVITILLFYFYHESRIMLYVSFISWGISGAFVYAPCSHYHRMFPNASSIAFGVIALFDNLSMAIPTLFYWIIEKYGISYTDVLLSYMFWGIIPSFLITLFFTPNQYIEMEEEEKAEENGKEGSESKDKLSEQLKEPRYWLCLASYTVVFISTIYGRRAFSAYFYSDVRLNKLFALIQSFNFLPSPFIGILNQFIGVIPISIGIFFIHILIFLTFYFPSYPTGYICLFLYNIVTSVDIQQTMTYIGEYFPHNEATLMGIAQIFCAVIGYVVNILCDRIYYKYSPGWSVALILVLIVMVLIASFYVCYKYSNQDVFEEGQEAVARLLMSLFWFIPFYFSYIWLLIGNYMTKTVAYAPKKKCLENNDYKVAQFSSTSLRTFGLFAFFYTSSIFFVIYSAFQFCLNVKPGRDGALHFAFLLFCFFVPGNSVFYINYSKKIEDVSAFPFLLAILTGLVSIYSIISVFKFNVVLKFVSLSLILALFGVAFFIFGNMLVYFNLNTTMKSLIFKGSLLQWGNMTTTFSLLFITVSAIEMYSRKYQILHPYTVVWLLNLLVFVVFSLLIILYLPYNKEFLGEKNNNRTLTIPKPNYNLVSYCEEYWVIYSVASSFVTLGFILYEKKIGFRWIVDIFLTAFLMDLLYSILFCFKSGQHVGCEVHKFLVTIALYGSVSTLILSVIMLLFSRSTSSTLSFLSHLLILLRVGFDTVIANSSWAIVEDTLYRNNGKICRDKIENLDDILSMVIFIFNTAISFGSLTFILQSMMSYDGTFSKL; this is encoded by the coding sequence ATGGGAAACTTGCTAGCCTTTAGGTTAGCTACAGAAGAGTACAAAGGTGAAGGTACTGTAGCTGCTTCTACTCAATCTTCATCTGGAGGAACATCTGTATGTAATCTAAAAAAAGAAAAGAAACTCAAGGAGCAAGCATTGCCGTATGGACTGAGTTCATATGCAACGTTTTTACTAGCCTGTATCATCATTGGATTAACATCCAGTGTATACTACAACTGGTCAGGTATAGAGAGAATCTTGGTACAACAAAAAGTCCTTCAATCTCTATGCACAGAAAAGGAGAGGAGGGAGGCTCTCCCCGGAGTTTTTGTCTGTGAAGCACAAAGACAAGATATTTCGAGTTTTTGCACATACATCACATATACTGATGTTCTAATGAGTGGTGTTGCTGGTCCCCTTGTTGATAATTGCGGAGCTTACATTGTCATTCTAATCGGTATTATTTGGGGCGTTATAACAATTTTATTGTTTTACTTTTACCACGAATCAAGGATAATGTTATATGTAAGCTTTATATCTTGGGGGATAAGTGGAGCTTTTGTGTATGCTCCGTGTTCTCACTATCACAGAATGTTTCCAAATGCCAGTAGCATAGCATTTGGTGTTATAGCCTTATTTGACAATCTTAGTATGGCTATCCCAACGCTTTTTTACTGGATCATTGAAAAGTATGGAATTTCTTACACTGATGTACTCCTCTCGTATATGTTTTGGGGAATTATTCCATCTTTCTTAATCACGCTCTTTTTTACCCCAAATCAATATATAgaaatggaggaagaggaaaaggcggaggaaaatggaaaggaaGGAAGTGAGAGCAAGGATAAGCTAAGTGAGCAACTGAAGGAGCCAAGATATTGGTTATGTCTAGCATCTTATACAGTTGTCTTCATTTCAACTATCTACGGAAGAAGAGCCTTTAGTGCATACTTTTACAGTGATGTTAGATTGAACAAATTGTTTGCTCTAATCCAGTCATTCAACTTTTTGCCAAGTCCGTTTATTGGGATATTGAACCAGTTTATTGGTGTTATTCCGATATCTATTGGGATATTCTTCATTCACATACTCATCTTTTTGACCTTTTACTTTCCATCTTATCCCACAGGATACATTTGTCTGtttttgtataatattGTCACATCTGTGGATATTCAGCAGACCATGACTTATATCGGTGAATATTTTCCTCATAATGAAGCAACACTTATGGGAATAGCTCAAATATTTTGTGCTGTAATTGGGTATGTAGTTAATATTCTCTGTGATAGAATTTATTACAAATACTCTCCAGGTTGGAGTGTGGCTCTTATTTTAGTTCTAATTGTAATGGTTCTCATTGCTTCCTTTTACGTTTGTTACAAGTACAGCAATCAGGATGTTTTTGAAGAGGGGCAAGAAGCTGTCGCAAGACTACTTATGTCGTTGTTCTGGTTTATAcccttttatttttcataCATTTGGTTGTTGATAGGAAATTATATGACTAAGACAGTGGCCTACGCACCGAAAAAGAAATGTTTGGAGAATAATGATTATAAGGTGGCCCAATTTTCATCAACAAGTCTGAGGACATTTGGTCTATTTGCTTTTTTTTACACATCCTCAATCTTCTTTGTCATATATTCAGCATTCCAGTTTTGTTTAAATGTCAAGCCTGGAAGAGATGGCGCACTTCATTTTGCTTTCCTTCTTTTCTGCTTTTTTGTACCAGGAAATTCTGTCttttatataaattatTCAAAGAAGATTGAGGATGTGTCGGCATTCCCGTTTTTGTTAGCAATTTTAACGGGTTTAGTTTCGATATATTCAATCATTTCTGTATTCAAATTTAATGTAGTCTTGAAATTTGTTTCACTTTCATTGATCTTGGCTCTATTCGGAGTGGCtttttttatttttggGAATATGCTAGTTTATTTCAACTTGAATACAACCATGAAAAGTTTAATATTTAAAGGTTCGCTATTGCAGTGGGGAAATATGACAACTACTTTTTCTCTGTTGTTTATTACGGTATCTGCCATAGAAATGTACTCTAGGAAATACCAAATTCTACACCCATATACCGTCGTTTGGCTCTTGAATTTACTCGTATTCGTGGTATTTTCATTGTTGATAATCCTGTATTTACCCTATAATAAGGAATTTCTTGGTGAAAAGAACAACAATAGAACTCTCACTATTCCAAAACCGAACTACAATCTGGTTAGCTATTGCGAAGAGTACTGGGTTATATATTCAGTGGCATCAAGCTTCGTTACCCTTGGATTCATTTTGTACGAAAAAAAAATTGGATTTAGATGGATTGTAGATATATTTCTAACAGCTTTCCTGATGGATCTTCTTTACTCTATTTTGTTCTGTTTCAAGTCAGGTCAACATGTGGGCTGTGAAGTACACAAATTTCTAGTGACAATAGCATTGTATGGTTCAGTTTCCACGTTGATACTAAGTGTTATTATGCTATTGTTTTCAAGGTCCACTTCTAGCACGCTGTCATTTTTATCACATCTGTTAATTCTTCTCCGTGTCGGATTTGACACTGTTATAGCAAATAGTTCATGGGCTATTGTTGAGGATACACTCTATAGaaataatggtaaaatttGTCGAGATAAAATAGAAAACCTTGATGATATTTTGTCTATGgttatttttattttcaataCTGCAATTTCGTTCGGCTCTCTAACTTTCATTCTACAGTCAATGATGTCATATGATGGCACATTTAGTAAGCTTTAA
- a CDS encoding WD domain, G-beta repeat family protein (encoded by transcript BEWA_029030A) gives MARVSNWDTETSNLDGEVLKELELKSKLSNLYIGVTTNDSVVKKIFRSLKEPIILFGEGSYERRERLKMVLLNNYDKFFHEKDVDLAIASSTEAKNFYEVLKLFNIDMSNVYKKGNFLDGAYASHEDANDRELFYTEGDDDVRLFRRSIAYFSWNRSLKRKAMIHKYRSQCDQYEHKDYVERFGEYITQNLSLSFSQLAADRPLTMAKFSPNVKYIATGSYCNDVGIFDFDYTKSTLVKKLTTDCKEMIHCLDWNFNSSNVYYDGKEPDDITDDELLLVTGGSGGTMALWKPFSKIEETKIYEFKIHEAKINRILFHPCNTVVASSSADETIRLYDIEVMKEIYLQEGHKHAVYALSINGDGNLMASGDSYGVMLIFDLRTGRHIFQQSVHNGDITGISFHPITSHIFATSSADNSVKIFDLRKFKPITSLLSHTKLVSGLEFEPIYGRYLATSSFDTHVKIWDTSDYKCRKVLSNDDTRIMGINIAPDASAIVAAGYDRAWRLFKPKEDQEIDTEFALYKVLYG, from the coding sequence ATGGCTAGAGTGAGTAATTGGGACACTGAAACGTCCAATTTGGACGGAGAGGTCCTAAAGGAGCTTGAGCTCAAGAGTAAGCTCTCTAACCTCTACATTGGCGTTACCACAAATGATAGCGTTGTAAAGAAGATCTTCCGCTCCCTAAAGGAGCCCATAATCCTCTTTGGTGAAGGGTCCTATGAGAGAAGGGAACGTCTGAAAATGGTATTACTAAACAACTACGATAAATTCTTCCATGAGAAAGATGTCGATCTTGCAATCGCATCGTCTACAGAGGCGAAAAATTTTTATGAAGTTTTAAAGCTCTTCAATATTGACATGTCGAATGTTTACAAAAAGGGCAATTTTCTAGACGGTGCATATGCTTCTCATGAGGACGCAAACGATCGTGAGCTATTTTATACTGAAGGAGACGATGATGTGCGACTATTCCGTAGGTCTATTGCATATTTTTCCTGGAACCGCTCCCTAAAGAGAAAGGCTATGATACACAAGTATAGAAGTCAATGTGATCAGTATGAACATAAAGACTATGTTGAAAGATTTGGAGAATACATTACACAGAATCTTTCTCTCTCGTTTTCACAGCTGGCTGCTGATAGGCCTCTAACAATGGCCAAATTTTCTCCAAATGTTAAATATATCGCAACTGGCAGCTACTGTAACGATGTTGGTATTTTTGATTTTGATTATACAAAATCCACGCTGGTTAAAAAACTAACAACTGATTGTAAAGAAATGATACATTGTCTAGATTGGAATTTTAATTCTAGTAATGTATACTACGATGGAAAGGAACCTGATGATATTACAGATGATGAATTGTTGCTAGTAACAGGAGGATCCGGGGGAACAATGGCCCTCTGGAAGCCATTTTCTAAAATTGAAGAGACAAAGATTTatgaatttaaaattcatGAGGCAAAAATTAATCGCATACTCTTTCATCCATGCAATACAGTCGTAGCAAGTAGTTCCGCTGATGAAACCATTAGACTCTACGATATTGAAGTGATGAAGGAAATATATCTGCAAGAAGGACATAAACATGCTGTGTATGCATTGTCTATTAATGGAGATGGTAATCTGATGGCATCTGGAGATAGTTATGGTGTCATGCTCATTTTTGATTTAAGAACCGGTCGACACATTTTTCAACAGAGCGTGCATAACGGAGATATAACTGGTATAAGTTTCCACCCAATAACATCACATATATTTGCAACCTCTTCAGCAGATAATTCTGTCAAGATCTTTGATTTACGCAAGTTTAAACCGATAACTTCTCTACTGAGTCATACAAAACTGGTGAGTGGGCTCGAGTTTGAACCAATTTATGGACGCTATCTGGCAACAAGTTCATTTGATACACATGTAAAGATTTGGGATACTTCAGACTATAAATGTAGAAAGGTTTTGTCCAATGATGACACTAGAATAATGGGAATTAATATCGCTCCAGACGCATCTGCAATCGTTGCAGCAGGTTATGATAGGGCATGGAGATTGTTTAAACCTAAAGAAGATCAGGAAATTGATACAGAATTTGCTCTGTACAAGGTTTTGTATGGATGA